The Apteryx mantelli isolate bAptMan1 chromosome 27, bAptMan1.hap1, whole genome shotgun sequence genome includes the window CATTCTTATTTCTGTGACGCTGTCCCCTTTCAATGTGTCCTGCACAAATTTTACATCCACAGCCATCTGTACCTAGGTGATGGAAGAGGAAAGAGCTGTTACCTCCATTATAATAGCAGCTTCCCTAGAAACCGTCTGATCATGAACCACCAGCTTAAGGACTCAGAGGACATGACATGCGATGCAGAGTTCCAGGGAAGCCCTAATTAGTGTTCCAGATCACATCTTCCCTGTACACTGTGGCCTTCGGTTGCTTATGGCACAGTGGGCATCCTGCCTAGACAACATACCTCCTATGGCATAACTGGGACTCCCTTCGAAGACCCCAGTTAACCCTGTCACTCAGAGCTATGTGTCCTGCTGCTCTGCGCATATTTCTCAAAAACCTCAGCTAAGCAAGACTATCAAGGCTATATAGACTCCTAAATGCAAGACACAGCTTTCCTCTTGCTCCAGCAAATTCCCAGCTAGGATTCATATCAGTTACAAAGTGAGGTTTTTGAAACTCCACAAAAATCCAAGGAGATACTAGTGCTTGTACTTGGGGTCATAAGATGATGGGGGTTCGTCAGAACCTCTGAGAGTCATGGCTGCTATATGCAACAGCAACGAAGAACATCTCCATTTCTGCTCTTTCCTTGCTATGAATTTCAAGTCCAAAACAAACCCAGCAGTCACAAACACAGACCAGACATTGAAGTATCTGCTGATATCTTGGTTACTCATATATGCATCTCCACTTCACAGTCAAGATTTCTATGACCTCTCTGTCTCAACAGAAGAGAGACATTGGCTTACCATTTCCAGGGCACCTCGCAGCACTCCACACAACAAGTTGGAATAGATGAGAGACGAGTGGTTGTCAGGGAGCTCGACGAAGTCCACCAAGGGGTTATTTTCCAAAATCAGGGAGAACTCATCACCTGCAGGACTCCAGTTGGTGATGCTTGGAGTGATgcccaaatacattttaaatgctatctgtTATGTTAAACAGAGTATGAACAAGAACATGACCCATGAAGTCACAGTATTGCTTTGATCTTTGTCAAAAAAAATGCTAAAGGGTTTTGAAAACACCACTCCTTTTTCCCAATTCCCACCAGTCAGCAAAAGTCAGGGGcctaattctctctctctcttttttttttttttaatctcagaacaGCCCTGCAAATACTCTTTCCTCACAAGCAAAACCAAGGGATACAGAAGGTCTTCCTCAAGGAAAGATGTCCACAGACATCACTGGAATTAGATTTTATTGGGTTCTGGACATATGAGGAACTCCAGATGAGGTTCAAACTGACTCCAAAGTAGCTAGCTAAACTCAGCTATTAAATAACTACCAAATATACTTTAGAATACATTTCTCACTATTCATCTCACTCCATATTAAAATCCCATTGAAACTTCTATGTGAGAACATACAGTAGCCCACACACACTGGCTATGCCACTCAAACAAATATTAACCAACGCTAACAATCTGGCAAAGCTGGGCTTTGACAATTACCTTTGCAATAACATCTGCAGTTTCACGGAAATCATGGCATCTTCCCAC containing:
- the TRAPPC3 gene encoding trafficking protein particle complex subunit 3, with the protein product MSRQAGRGTESKKMNSELFTLTYGALVTQLCKDYENDEDVNKQLDKMGYNIGVRLIEDFLARSNVGRCHDFRETADVIAKIAFKMYLGITPSITNWSPAGDEFSLILENNPLVDFVELPDNHSSLIYSNLLCGVLRGALEMVQMAVDVKFVQDTLKGDSVTEIRMKFIRRIEDNLPAGEE